In one Balneolales bacterium ANBcel1 genomic region, the following are encoded:
- a CDS encoding PLP-dependent aspartate aminotransferase family protein, translating to MSKQEKQKQAGWHPETRAIHAGWHPERPGDPAVPGWEPATIFRHPEAGLSADSWSYTRLGNPNREQLEQTLASIEGGRHAVSFASGMAAVQAVFHLLSPGDHVLLPEDLYHGVRNLIRDQYARWGLSFDFVDMASVDAVKNAATDRTKLLWMETPSNPMLRICDIAALCRMARSQGWLTVVDNTWTTPAIQRPLELGADISLYSTTKYIGGHSDALGGALVLGRADADNGTSTDTVTASADSGKAPETSAEESDRQEQQQDLSSGFSVSELEARFRTWQAQAGAVPSPFDCWMLTRSLKTLYARIRTQSANAQIVAGRLLAHHAVERVFYPGLKDHPGREIASRQMDLPGAMISFQVKGDAEAALGVVNASQVVIAATSLGSVESTWEHRKTSEHAESRTPGNLIRLSVGIEHPEDIWKDVDQSLKALF from the coding sequence ATGAGTAAGCAGGAAAAGCAGAAGCAAGCCGGATGGCATCCGGAAACACGGGCGATCCATGCCGGATGGCACCCCGAAAGGCCGGGGGATCCGGCTGTGCCCGGCTGGGAGCCGGCAACCATTTTCAGGCATCCCGAAGCCGGACTTTCCGCTGATAGCTGGAGTTATACGCGCCTCGGAAACCCAAACCGGGAGCAGCTGGAACAGACCCTGGCATCTATTGAAGGCGGCCGCCATGCCGTCTCGTTTGCCTCCGGGATGGCGGCGGTACAGGCGGTATTTCACCTGTTATCGCCCGGCGATCATGTGCTTCTTCCGGAGGATCTGTACCACGGGGTACGCAACCTGATTCGCGATCAATATGCCCGATGGGGCTTGTCCTTTGATTTTGTGGACATGGCTTCCGTCGATGCCGTAAAAAACGCAGCAACGGACAGAACGAAACTGCTGTGGATGGAGACTCCGTCCAACCCCATGCTCAGGATTTGCGACATCGCTGCCTTGTGCCGGATGGCGCGCAGCCAGGGTTGGCTTACCGTAGTGGACAACACCTGGACTACCCCCGCTATCCAGCGTCCGCTCGAATTGGGAGCCGACATTTCGCTCTATTCGACGACGAAATATATCGGCGGCCACAGTGATGCGCTTGGGGGCGCACTGGTGTTAGGTCGCGCCGATGCCGATAACGGCACAAGTACCGATACCGTTACCGCCAGCGCTGATTCCGGAAAAGCACCGGAAACGTCTGCGGAAGAGTCCGACCGGCAGGAGCAGCAGCAGGATCTTTCCTCCGGATTCTCCGTTTCGGAGCTTGAGGCCCGTTTCAGAACCTGGCAGGCCCAGGCCGGAGCGGTTCCCTCTCCGTTTGACTGCTGGATGCTGACGCGAAGCCTGAAAACGCTCTACGCCCGGATCCGGACCCAGTCGGCCAACGCACAGATTGTCGCGGGTCGGCTGCTTGCCCATCATGCCGTTGAGCGGGTCTTCTACCCCGGCCTGAAGGATCATCCCGGACGGGAGATCGCATCCCGGCAAATGGATCTTCCCGGGGCGATGATCTCATTTCAGGTGAAGGGCGACGCCGAAGCTGCCCTGGGCGTTGTTAACGCCTCCCAGGTTGTGATTGCGGCCACCAGTCTCGGGTCGGTGGAATCCACCTGGGAGCACCGCAAAACCAGTGAACACGCCGAAAGCCGTACACCCGGGAACCTGATCCGGCTCTCGGTGGGCATCGAACACCCCGAGGATATCTGGAAGGATGTGGACCAGAGTCTCAAAGCCCTTTTTTGA
- a CDS encoding nucleoside recognition domain-containing protein has product MLNYIWSGLIIISLLFAVTQDASDLIQDTYRNGEIHNVEIVFPENGDPGKRQSVRFSIPDHEGTFEAVWRPLDAENRELVITVSDGMPEHWQRVAENQEASTETEMLAQVTRFERETGRAAIVLPEVRYVKLRAITAAAFNMAEFAVTLAIGLIGVMALWLGLMKIAEKSGLVYILVRLVQPFLRFLFPNVPKSHPAHGIISLNMAANMLGLGNAATPLGIKAMEELQKINPSKDRASNAQCMLLTVNTASVQLLPPATLVALIGTGVNQLVISMALATLISLIVGITAAKIYERFHPEEPHLENIPVEQKSEA; this is encoded by the coding sequence ATGCTAAACTACATTTGGTCGGGCCTCATCATCATCAGCCTCCTGTTTGCCGTGACCCAGGATGCCAGCGACCTCATCCAGGATACCTACCGAAACGGAGAGATTCACAATGTGGAAATCGTTTTCCCGGAGAACGGTGATCCCGGCAAGCGACAGTCGGTCCGGTTCTCAATTCCGGATCACGAAGGAACGTTTGAAGCCGTATGGCGCCCTCTTGATGCCGAAAACCGGGAATTGGTGATTACGGTGAGCGACGGGATGCCGGAACACTGGCAACGGGTGGCCGAAAACCAGGAGGCCTCCACAGAAACAGAAATGCTGGCGCAGGTGACCCGATTCGAGCGGGAAACAGGCCGGGCCGCCATCGTCCTGCCGGAAGTGCGCTATGTAAAATTACGGGCCATTACGGCGGCGGCATTCAACATGGCCGAATTTGCGGTCACGCTTGCCATCGGCCTGATCGGGGTGATGGCGTTATGGCTGGGCCTGATGAAAATCGCCGAAAAAAGCGGACTGGTTTACATTCTGGTGCGCCTGGTGCAGCCATTCCTCCGCTTTCTGTTTCCGAATGTCCCCAAATCGCATCCTGCTCACGGGATCATCAGCCTCAACATGGCGGCCAACATGCTCGGACTGGGGAATGCGGCCACACCTCTCGGCATCAAGGCGATGGAGGAACTTCAGAAAATCAATCCGAGCAAGGACCGGGCCAGCAACGCCCAATGCATGCTGCTCACCGTCAATACCGCCAGCGTACAGCTGCTGCCACCCGCCACACTCGTGGCCCTGATCGGCACCGGTGTCAACCAGCTGGTCATCAGCATGGCGCTGGCAACGCTCATTTCGCTGATTGTCGGTATCACTGCCGCCAAAATCTACGAGCGGTTCCATCCGGAAGAGCCGCATCTGGAAAACATCCCCGTTGAACAAAAAAGCGAGGCCTGA
- a CDS encoding nucleoside recognition domain-containing protein, with product MQTIAAFILPLIIVFIPLYGLVKKVPVYEVFVDGAKEGFQIGVRIIPYLVAILFAIGMFRESGAMDFFMAALGPALGWVGFPVEVLPMAIFRPLTGSGSVGVLADMVAAYGEDSLFVKMAATMFGSTETTFYVLAVYFGAVGIRRVKYAVQTGLIADLAGIIASVVIVYILFG from the coding sequence ATGCAAACCATAGCCGCTTTCATTCTGCCACTGATCATCGTATTTATTCCGCTTTACGGCCTCGTCAAGAAAGTGCCTGTCTACGAAGTATTTGTGGATGGCGCAAAGGAGGGCTTCCAGATAGGTGTGCGGATCATCCCGTACCTGGTCGCCATTTTGTTCGCCATCGGCATGTTCCGTGAAAGCGGGGCCATGGACTTCTTCATGGCGGCACTCGGTCCGGCACTGGGCTGGGTAGGGTTTCCGGTGGAAGTGCTCCCGATGGCGATCTTTCGTCCGCTTACCGGCAGCGGTTCCGTCGGCGTCCTGGCCGATATGGTCGCGGCGTACGGCGAGGATTCCCTGTTCGTAAAAATGGCGGCCACCATGTTCGGTTCCACCGAAACCACGTTCTATGTGCTGGCTGTTTATTTCGGCGCGGTAGGCATTCGCCGGGTGAAATACGCGGTGCAGACCGGACTGATCGCCGACCTGGCAGGCATCATCGCATCGGTGGTAATCGTTTACATCCTGTTCGGTTGA
- a CDS encoding M48 family metallopeptidase has translation MNIYAVIILAALAADYLLNLISDLLNLKALRKQMPDEFGDVCDEEKYRKSQEYTRVRTRFGLISATFSLAVLLLFWFAGGFNWADQLVRELGYGTIATGLLFIGMLLLGQSILSLPFSIYSTFVIEERFGFNKTTPRTFATDLLKGMVLAVLLGGPLLAGVIAIFEFLGAEAWLYAWVVVILFTLFVQFIAPTWIMPLFNKFEPLEDGELKQAILDYAEKVSFPLQGIYTIDGSRRSGKSNAFFTGFGKNKRIALFDTLIENHTVPELVAVLAHEVGHYKKRHIPKNMIIGFLQTGLMLFLLSLFIRIPGLHEAFFMEEISVYAGLLFFGLLYAPVEMLLSIVMQIVSRKHEFEADRFAAETTGEPESMVSVLKKLSADNLSNLTPHPFHVFLNYSHPPVAERIQAIRSTEDS, from the coding sequence ATGAATATCTATGCAGTGATCATATTGGCGGCCCTGGCTGCCGATTATCTTTTGAACCTCATTTCCGATCTGCTCAACCTGAAGGCACTTCGAAAGCAGATGCCCGATGAGTTTGGCGATGTCTGCGACGAGGAGAAGTATCGCAAATCGCAGGAATACACGCGGGTTCGGACCCGATTCGGACTGATTTCGGCCACCTTCAGCCTCGCCGTTCTTCTGCTTTTCTGGTTCGCGGGCGGCTTCAACTGGGCCGACCAGCTGGTTCGGGAACTGGGGTACGGTACCATCGCCACCGGGCTGCTTTTTATCGGCATGCTACTTCTCGGGCAAAGTATTCTCTCGCTTCCGTTTTCGATCTACAGCACGTTTGTCATCGAAGAGCGGTTCGGTTTCAACAAGACCACTCCCCGAACTTTTGCAACCGATCTGTTGAAGGGGATGGTGCTGGCGGTGCTGCTTGGTGGTCCGCTTCTCGCAGGGGTGATCGCCATCTTCGAATTTCTGGGAGCAGAGGCATGGCTCTACGCCTGGGTGGTGGTGATCCTGTTCACTCTGTTTGTGCAGTTTATCGCACCCACCTGGATTATGCCCCTGTTCAACAAATTTGAGCCACTCGAAGACGGGGAGCTCAAACAGGCGATTCTCGATTATGCGGAAAAGGTGTCGTTTCCGCTTCAGGGAATCTACACCATCGACGGATCCCGCCGGTCCGGCAAGTCCAACGCGTTTTTTACCGGCTTCGGGAAAAACAAACGCATCGCTCTGTTCGACACGCTGATCGAAAACCACACCGTTCCGGAACTTGTGGCGGTACTGGCCCACGAAGTCGGTCACTATAAAAAAAGGCACATCCCGAAAAATATGATCATCGGGTTTTTACAGACCGGATTGATGCTTTTTCTGCTCTCTCTCTTCATCCGGATACCCGGTCTGCATGAAGCGTTTTTCATGGAAGAGATTTCGGTTTATGCCGGCCTGCTCTTTTTCGGTCTGCTGTATGCCCCCGTTGAAATGCTGCTATCCATTGTGATGCAGATCGTTTCCCGCAAGCATGAGTTCGAGGCCGACCGGTTTGCCGCCGAAACGACAGGCGAGCCGGAAAGCATGGTTTCCGTACTGAAGAAGCTGTCGGCCGACAATCTGTCCAATCTTACGCCGCATCCCTTCCATGTGTTTCTGAACTATTCTCATCCCCCTGTGGCCGAGAGGATTCAGGCGATACGTTCGACGGAGGACAGCTGA
- a CDS encoding DEAD/DEAH box helicase, with translation MSFDQFNLHEEVLNGLRDMGFEKPTPIQEACISLILQGRDVLASAQTGTGKTAAFAIPVLEKLSEKKKQNKEGIRALVITPTRELAGQVDEAFFAIGYHTGLTTAKVYGGDDWSRQEKALSRGTNIIVATPGRLLDHMKIHDVDFSNLDFLILDEADRMLDMGFIPDITQIVSSLPKERQTLLFSATMPQKIAQLARKMMKNPERVNMAPSNKAAEGVAQSMYYVEEREKLPLVLHLYEKEKWPSAIIFMSTKRAVDKLTRELNRKGANVTSIHGDRTQAEREKALESFRKGEYRVIVATDVMSRGIDVVGISHVINFSVPHDVEDYVHRIGRTARAEATGDAVTLVSGQDRRYMESIIRGMDSEIRKMEVPDEISGKAGGQDQDEERSSDGNRRRGRGRGQGRQKPERKDASGDKDKSRSGKGRPPRGKDAKAGKEDSGTQNGKPVSEDEAAGAPAAGEKKSGSGGRERSQGGRNTLQTSKQGTDSGSDDAAKGRDSGGDSGNKDSDGRPKRRRGRRRPGGNRRGKDSKSRSERAGKDQPDPQQSRQAQSQDDGSSRQEDRSGKGRRGPARGGKGEGGSQKGRRRGPQRGKEGSSGRAPSRGRQKSSSKDAERRELFDNITSPDMDRVNKSVEKKRGVWSKIKNIFGSD, from the coding sequence TTGTCATTTGATCAATTCAACCTCCATGAAGAGGTATTAAACGGATTGCGGGACATGGGTTTTGAGAAACCCACCCCAATTCAGGAAGCATGCATTTCCCTGATTCTGCAAGGCCGGGACGTTCTGGCCTCCGCTCAGACCGGCACCGGCAAAACGGCCGCATTCGCCATCCCCGTGCTTGAGAAACTTTCCGAGAAGAAAAAGCAGAATAAAGAGGGTATCCGGGCACTGGTGATCACACCTACCCGTGAACTGGCCGGACAGGTCGACGAAGCCTTTTTTGCCATCGGTTATCATACCGGACTAACGACTGCTAAAGTTTATGGCGGCGACGACTGGTCGCGCCAGGAAAAGGCGCTTTCCCGCGGCACCAACATCATCGTTGCAACGCCGGGACGCCTGCTCGACCACATGAAAATCCACGATGTCGACTTCAGCAATCTCGATTTTCTGATTCTCGATGAAGCCGACCGGATGCTGGACATGGGGTTCATCCCCGATATCACCCAGATTGTCAGCAGCCTGCCCAAAGAGCGTCAAACACTGCTCTTTTCGGCAACCATGCCGCAGAAAATCGCACAACTCGCCCGGAAGATGATGAAAAACCCGGAGCGTGTGAATATGGCGCCATCCAACAAGGCCGCCGAAGGTGTAGCCCAAAGCATGTATTATGTGGAGGAGCGTGAGAAACTGCCGCTCGTTCTGCATCTATACGAAAAGGAAAAATGGCCGTCGGCAATCATATTCATGTCGACCAAACGGGCGGTTGACAAACTGACCCGTGAGCTCAACAGAAAAGGGGCCAACGTGACCAGCATTCACGGCGACCGGACCCAGGCCGAGCGGGAAAAAGCGCTGGAAAGCTTCCGAAAAGGGGAGTATCGCGTTATTGTGGCAACGGATGTGATGTCTAGGGGTATCGACGTGGTGGGTATTTCCCATGTGATTAACTTCTCGGTTCCCCACGATGTCGAGGATTATGTGCATCGAATCGGCCGAACCGCCCGCGCCGAGGCAACCGGTGACGCCGTAACGCTGGTTTCGGGTCAGGATCGCCGCTATATGGAGAGTATCATCCGCGGCATGGATTCCGAAATCAGGAAAATGGAGGTGCCCGACGAGATCAGCGGAAAAGCAGGTGGACAGGATCAGGATGAAGAACGCTCATCGGACGGCAACCGGCGCAGGGGACGCGGACGTGGCCAGGGCCGGCAAAAGCCGGAGCGAAAGGATGCATCCGGTGACAAAGACAAATCCCGCTCCGGTAAGGGCAGGCCACCTCGCGGCAAAGATGCAAAAGCCGGCAAAGAAGATTCGGGTACGCAAAACGGAAAGCCCGTGTCTGAGGATGAAGCCGCCGGAGCACCGGCCGCCGGTGAAAAGAAATCCGGCAGTGGCGGCAGAGAACGCAGTCAGGGTGGCCGCAACACCCTTCAGACAAGCAAACAGGGCACCGATTCGGGCTCCGATGATGCTGCAAAAGGGCGGGATTCCGGTGGAGATTCCGGAAACAAGGACTCCGATGGCCGTCCCAAACGACGCAGAGGCAGAAGAAGGCCGGGTGGAAATCGCCGCGGCAAGGATTCCAAAAGTCGTTCCGAGCGTGCCGGCAAGGATCAACCGGATCCTCAGCAGTCCCGGCAGGCACAATCACAGGATGATGGAAGCAGCCGCCAGGAGGACCGATCCGGCAAGGGACGCCGCGGACCGGCCAGGGGGGGCAAAGGCGAAGGAGGTTCTCAAAAAGGCCGCCGCCGTGGACCCCAACGCGGCAAGGAGGGTTCCTCAGGCCGTGCACCATCCCGTGGAAGGCAGAAGTCGTCATCCAAAGACGCCGAACGCAGGGAGCTCTTTGATAATATCACCTCCCCCGACATGGATCGCGTGAACAAGTCCGTTGAAAAAAAACGGGGTGTCTGGAGCAAGATCAAGAACATATTCGGAAGTGATTAG
- a CDS encoding type II CAAX endopeptidase family protein has protein sequence MKVFETVFVSSDGRIRAGWRLLIQIVLSLIFLIPLSLLASQVGGRNLQIVAGGIAITLGVWVSGWMVDKRPIRDFGLRITAGWWKECGIGFLMATLVMSVMVLILWMAGWIEFAGYGWERNSARGFMAVFGGYLITMAVVGFYEELWSRGYQLKNLTEGFFTGYNRNSAGIIAIGISSLVFGVLHMSNPNATMFGMVTIVLAGIMLAIPYVVTGQLGYSVGIHFGWNFIQGGVYGLPVSGIPFRQSLLQAQVTGPDLWTGGRFGPEGGIIGIIGVVLLVVVIVLWLRHQGHTLSVSPNITHPPDSGRY, from the coding sequence ATGAAGGTTTTTGAGACTGTTTTCGTTTCTTCGGACGGCCGGATTCGCGCCGGCTGGCGTCTCCTGATTCAGATCGTTCTCTCCCTGATATTCCTGATTCCGCTCTCCCTGCTGGCGTCCCAGGTCGGCGGCAGAAACCTGCAGATTGTTGCCGGCGGCATCGCCATCACACTGGGGGTTTGGGTCTCCGGGTGGATGGTTGACAAGCGACCGATCCGCGATTTTGGTCTCAGGATAACCGCCGGATGGTGGAAAGAGTGCGGGATCGGTTTTTTGATGGCCACGCTGGTTATGTCTGTGATGGTATTGATCCTGTGGATGGCGGGATGGATCGAGTTCGCCGGCTACGGATGGGAGCGCAACTCGGCCCGCGGTTTCATGGCGGTATTTGGCGGCTATCTGATTACCATGGCGGTTGTCGGCTTCTATGAAGAGCTCTGGTCGCGGGGGTATCAGCTGAAAAACCTGACCGAGGGTTTTTTCACCGGATACAACAGAAATAGCGCCGGCATCATCGCCATCGGCATCAGCTCCCTGGTATTCGGGGTGCTCCACATGTCCAATCCCAATGCCACAATGTTCGGGATGGTGACGATTGTGCTGGCCGGTATCATGCTTGCCATACCCTACGTAGTTACCGGTCAGCTCGGCTACTCTGTAGGGATACATTTTGGATGGAATTTCATCCAGGGAGGGGTTTACGGGTTGCCGGTAAGCGGCATTCCGTTCCGGCAGTCGCTGTTGCAGGCACAGGTTACCGGTCCCGATCTCTGGACGGGCGGCCGATTTGGTCCCGAAGGCGGTATCATCGGCATTATCGGGGTGGTTCTGCTGGTAGTGGTTATCGTGCTTTGGCTCCGCCATCAGGGCCATACACTGAGTGTCTCGCCCAATATAACCCATCCTCCTGATTCCGGCAGGTATTAA
- a CDS encoding SOS response-associated peptidase translates to MCGRYTLYSDKQAIEQQFDVSVPDEELLQPDYNIAPGSARPVVVTPRIGERTVGALKWGLVPPFVKDRSDWKPLINARSETVREKPSFRNAFQRKRCIIPANGFYEWKDFGGGNKIPFYMRLLENDLFGMAGLYETHIDEDGDQLHTYTILTTEANALMQPLHDRMPVLLRKENYDIWLDPAISEPEALEPLMQPYPVDEMSAFRVSTRANNTANNGPELIQPKMK, encoded by the coding sequence ATGTGCGGAAGATATACTCTTTACTCGGATAAACAAGCCATTGAACAGCAATTTGATGTGTCGGTTCCTGATGAGGAGCTGCTGCAACCGGATTACAACATTGCCCCGGGATCCGCAAGGCCGGTCGTGGTAACACCCCGCATCGGTGAGCGCACCGTTGGCGCACTGAAGTGGGGACTCGTACCTCCCTTCGTCAAGGACCGCTCCGACTGGAAGCCGCTGATCAACGCTCGCAGCGAGACCGTCAGGGAAAAACCCTCTTTCCGCAATGCCTTTCAGCGCAAGCGCTGTATCATTCCCGCCAACGGATTCTACGAATGGAAGGATTTCGGAGGCGGAAACAAAATTCCGTTTTATATGCGTCTGCTGGAGAACGACCTGTTCGGCATGGCAGGCCTCTATGAAACACATATCGACGAAGACGGAGATCAATTGCATACGTATACCATCCTGACCACCGAAGCAAACGCGCTCATGCAGCCGCTGCACGACCGCATGCCGGTTCTTTTGCGCAAGGAAAATTACGATATCTGGCTGGATCCGGCGATCTCGGAACCCGAAGCGCTGGAACCCCTGATGCAGCCCTATCCGGTGGATGAAATGTCGGCGTTCCGGGTCAGCACCCGGGCCAACAACACCGCCAACAACGGACCGGAACTCATCCAGCCAAAAATGAAATAG
- the secG gene encoding preprotein translocase subunit SecG, with amino-acid sequence MLYTLTIILITIISVLMVIVILLQAGQGQGLSGGIGGGGGIGGGGANMMGARRTADFLSKSTSVLAAMFLTLCVLANFFIDRETIDQSTIQQQGMPVQTEDFGAPAETAPALPPQQDDAPPEE; translated from the coding sequence ATGCTTTATACACTGACAATCATTCTTATTACGATCATTTCGGTTCTGATGGTCATTGTTATTCTTCTGCAGGCCGGTCAGGGACAAGGGCTTTCCGGTGGTATTGGCGGCGGTGGTGGAATCGGCGGCGGTGGCGCCAACATGATGGGTGCGCGCCGTACGGCGGATTTCCTCTCCAAGTCGACATCGGTTCTTGCCGCAATGTTTTTGACTCTGTGCGTACTGGCCAACTTCTTTATCGACCGGGAGACCATTGATCAAAGCACGATCCAGCAGCAGGGGATGCCGGTACAGACAGAGGATTTCGGAGCGCCGGCAGAAACGGCTCCGGCTTTGCCGCCGCAGCAGGATGACGCGCCTCCTGAAGAGTAA
- a CDS encoding mechanosensitive ion channel, translating into MAQQDFHIVNRITRAVADLADLSHGFTQNLLFSIVLIFGFWLFRTVVLRIVYRKSSDPELHYKWRKYLTRFLVFIALLVLGRTWFEGFQSVATFLGLLSAGLIIALKDSVADLAGWIFLMWRKPFEIGDRIDIAGVSGDVIDQRIFKFSLMEIGNWVDADQSTGRVIHIPNHKVFTENIANYTADFQFIWNELPVRVSMESNWKKAKMLLQKIADRHTANISDEAKQQLRRAARSYLITYRILTPTVYTDVKDFGISLTIRYLTNPRTRRGTEQQIWEDVLTEFSKHDDISFAYPTIRYFDRGREGHTGWGMSDTEAGLPPGPGPK; encoded by the coding sequence ATGGCACAGCAGGACTTTCATATCGTGAACCGCATTACCAGGGCTGTAGCCGACCTGGCCGATCTAAGCCACGGGTTCACACAAAATCTGCTGTTTTCCATAGTGCTCATTTTCGGCTTCTGGCTGTTCCGGACTGTGGTTTTGCGTATCGTATACCGGAAATCCAGCGATCCGGAGCTGCATTACAAATGGCGTAAGTACCTGACGCGTTTCCTGGTATTCATTGCACTGCTGGTACTGGGTCGGACCTGGTTTGAGGGCTTCCAGTCGGTCGCAACGTTTCTCGGGCTCCTGTCCGCCGGCCTCATCATCGCATTGAAAGATTCGGTGGCCGACCTGGCAGGATGGATCTTTCTGATGTGGCGCAAGCCCTTCGAGATCGGAGACAGAATCGATATCGCCGGCGTCAGCGGCGATGTGATCGACCAGCGGATTTTCAAATTCAGCCTGATGGAAATCGGCAACTGGGTGGATGCCGACCAGAGCACGGGCCGGGTTATCCATATCCCCAATCACAAAGTGTTCACCGAGAACATCGCCAACTACACCGCCGATTTTCAGTTTATATGGAATGAGCTCCCGGTGCGCGTCAGCATGGAGAGCAACTGGAAGAAAGCCAAGATGCTGCTACAGAAAATTGCCGACCGCCATACGGCCAATATTTCCGACGAAGCCAAACAGCAGCTTCGCCGGGCGGCACGATCCTATTTGATTACTTACCGAATTCTGACGCCCACCGTCTATACCGATGTCAAGGACTTCGGCATCTCACTGACCATCCGGTACCTGACCAATCCGCGGACACGTCGCGGTACCGAACAGCAAATCTGGGAGGATGTGCTTACCGAGTTTTCCAAACATGATGATATCTCCTTCGCATATCCGACCATCCGCTACTTCGACCGGGGCAGAGAGGGCCATACCGGCTGGGGCATGAGCGACACCGAGGCCGGCCTGCCACCCGGCCCCGGACCAAAATGA